Part of the Phragmites australis chromosome 23, lpPhrAust1.1, whole genome shotgun sequence genome is shown below.
cggaccatccggtgaggcaaatcttcttgagacttctctaattcagtctaactttgtctcggctgcgatgacttcttcatgtattgcatccataagacctactaacatatattcttgacaaatatgttactcccattgactatgttgtcagtAATCacgaaaatcacaatcatagtctaatagggtcatttttgctacacttGACCTTGTTCTCATTAGTGCCATGAGCGGCTGAGCTGCGATTACACTTGTGGCACTGCATTTCCCCTTCATGATCCATAAAAGGGCAAAATTTGCACAATAGAACAACTAGGTTCTAAAGCATGATGGATGGCGGGCGCCGTAGAAGGCTTGGGCCTGTGCTCATGTACCTTGTGACAACTCGGACCGATTGCTTTTTGTAGTGGTCACTTCCATTACCATTAGGAGTGGCGAGAAATTATCCTTTTTGGTACTCCTCTTGGGCTCGAGGGCCAAGGCCAAAGGACCATGCGTCGTTGCTCTTTGCGATTTCAGGAGTCAAGCAGTGCTCTCTTTAGGAGGCCATGGCCCAAAGGCCATGGACCGCTGACATGGCCTCCTTCCATCATGTCTCAAGAGATCACATCACTCAATTCATATAGCTTTAGAGTGTTACTCGAGGAGTAAACCTTCAGTCTGGTATCCTTGATTCTATAGTTTGGAAGTATTTTGGCCAAGACACCTACTCTGCTAGGTCCGTATACGCCATGATGTTCAAGGGATCTATTCGCACAAAATTCACTCAGCTAATCTGGAAGGTGTGGGCACCGTCAAAGTGTAAATTCTTTGCCTGGCTAGCCATCCAGAACAAGCTCTAGACCGCGGATTGCCTTGCACACATAGAATGGCCTTGCAACCCTATTTGCACCCTATGCAAGCACTCTCATGAGATTTACCTCCACTTGGTTGTGGAATGCTCCTTTACCAAGAGGGTTTGGCGAAATCTTGGCATGAAGCTGAGGCAGCCGGCCATCCATCGTGAAGCGTGGCCACATATCTTCTTGGTTATTAGCTAGTGGACTTTCATAACACACTGCATTCCTTCATCACGGAAAGCCTTGAAGTCACTTACAATGCTAGTATCttggaaagaaagaaattgGCGCACCTTCAAGAATAAGGAGAAGCCAGCTACCGAGGTCTTGAACATTATCTTCGACGAGGCTGACATTTAGGGGTTTGTGGAGGTACAACATTTAGGATGCTTTCTCTCACGAGAATAGTCCTTTTTCTTTGAGTTTTCCTCTGCCTTATGGCCTCACCTTTTTGGGCCGCAGAGGTTGCCCCTGTCTTCTCCCTACACTTTTAGCCCGTCGGCTTCTTCATCTTTTTAATacaaattggcagctctcgttACGTTAAGAAAAACATGATAGATCTCATTTGTGACCATTATAATTTGTCATGGTCGTTTTCCACAATCCACACACACGTCCATTTCCATTTGACTGTGACTCTTCGTAGTAAACGTACCGCAGCAACTAATTTGGGCCCTTGCATCTGAAAATGTATGGCTCAGATCGATCGCGTGCAGATGCTTATCGTGCAATTGTAATGCCAACCGGACTAAGAAATATTTGGGCCCGTCTGAGAAATATAATGGTGTCCTACTGGCTTCTTCAACGGAACGTGGTAGGTCAACCGGCCGCTCGTCACCACCCTTGCAGTGACGTAGCACAATGATTGAGCTAGCTAATTCTAATTATGCACTAACCTTTGTAGACAAGACACAGCACATGGTATTATTTCTAAGACTGATCAACATGCTGTGTACTCCCACATATATATGAAGCATACTCTGGGAATATGTACTCTACATATATCTTATAATATATAGAGGATCTTATGTGATAAATAATAGGTATATAGAGTATGTAAGTATATAAAATTATTCAAGTGGTACCTATATTTTTTAGATGGTTTGcactttttatatatattacattttatgtataaatataaaggtattattaaaatctattaaaattgatggattttttttcattttttttatgtatttcacattagagtatcttagaatgagtatagtGATAAATGAGTATATCCAGTTGatttatatggtatatcataatagggagtatgtactctcgAAAGTACAGactaattttcatatatatatatatatatatatatatatatatatatatatatatatatatatatatacacacacacacgagtTTGTACTCTCATAGTACATACTTTTAGCTTGATCTATAGTTTATCTCATtataactaaaatatatactactttgtaagatgtatatacttctttataaatgataaatgaaatatatattttttctgagatgtatatatttctttttaagaTGAACATACTCATTTTTGAACACTTATTAGAGGAAGAGTATATACACCATCTCTCTGGAGTACAGAAATgctatatgtgtgtatatatataaacaccCATCACGTTAAATATATATAACTTCGATTTAACACTAGCACATTAAATAGAGATTTTCCATTTTTTGGTTTCCGAACGAGTGTTGTTTTTCAGTTTTATAATAGATATCTTATGATTGTTaattttcctattttataatgTGTGATTTTCTATTTTGTATTAAGAACTTTACTGTTGTTAAGTTTCCTATTTTATAATGTGTGATTACCAGTTTTGTAGAAGAGATTTTCCGATTGTGGTTTGATTCGATGAGATTGTGTTGGCCAATGtgttaaatacttatttaagcCGGAACCCATtagagtgtgtgtgtgtctatataaaAGAATTGCTGCACAATTTCATACCCAAGGATCCAGTTTGTGTCTCACATGCATGTTCCAACTCACCTAATAATGAAGGGCACCTTGAGAATGATCCGGCGTGTGATCATTTGGTAAACCATAGTTAGCATGCGAAAATCAATGAGCATTGGTTCACATGCCAAGATACACATTTATAAAGTTTCCTGAGTTGTTCGTTCTATTGGCCTTCGTTTTAAGAGCTCCATTGCCTCCTCACATTCCGTTGGTTTGGCGCATTCTCCAAAACTGTCATAGTTATATTTTTCACTACTAATTTATCATACAATATATTTTCGCAATTACAAATCCAGAGGCACTGTTCATGCGTTAAAAATCGAAATGTTATATTGTTGTAAAAAGTTACAAGGATATATTTAATCTTGAATCACGTAGACACTTCATGAAAAAGTAGGCTTATGGGTTTATCCATTCTCTTTGCCCCGATTCCATTTTGTTTCCCAAATTTGATTATAATTACTGATTTCCTCTCCTTGAAGATTATAAATTGCCAATCTTCAAGGTAAATCGGTCAGACCCCTAACACTGAGTGAATATAAGAGTTGGGAAAACAtcataatgaaaaaaaaaacaatatgatTCTTGAATTCATCTTCATTGAGTTATATTATCACCATTctcttttattattatttaaaacatCGACATGGTCTCCAATAAGTACATTTGACCATTACTTTTGATAACTATCTTTtagtaaaagttgataaaaattaaatgatatcaaaatatttttcatgacaaatccATTACTATCATTTTAATATACCAAATCCTTAtagttttgtatatattaatgattaaaaattttaaagtttAATTATACAAATTTTAAGATGACATCTAGTTGAGATCAGAGATAGTAGTTGAAGTTATTTTGACCCAGATTCAACCTATGCTAGTGGTAGCACTTCAGCGCCCACAAGTTCCACTAGCCTTGGTCTAATTGTGTCTATGCCATCGGAACTCATAAAGATAGAAGGTAGTGCCTCTTTCTCTTGACCAATATTGGGTGGCGTAGACACGAACGGCCCGCTAAAAAGGGACACAATACTCCCCATTTCAAAATATAGGACACGATTTAACTTGGCATAATATTCAAAACTGAACTTTAACTGTTTATTTATCTTATTGTATAGTGATGATAACAACAAAATCATACTCACAAGAATGTACATTAAAATACGAATCCATCAGTACCCTATTTGTATCACAAGTCCGCATATCTAGATTAATTATTATTCAAAAATTACAAAGTTTAAATGTTAAAATACGTGTGCACCTTCACCATAACGAAGTTGAAGGTGGTCGCAGCCGGGGAAGAACCGCATCGTTTATAGAAGAACAGAGACAACAACTTCCACATGTAAACACTGCGCCTTTTTTTCCTGTTTCCATTTACATTTTATATACCATTTTCCCCCTCCAATAGACCAATTTTCtccatttatttatttgtttatggATAGAAGACTAAATAAATACAAGCAAGCTGCTCCATAAGAAACAAAGCAAAACTAAACATGTGTTTAGAGCGCGCATGTGTGTACATATATCGTGTGTGAGTATGTTACATATTGTGTGCATcctataaatattaaaaaagtaaattctataagatTTTATTAAAAAGATTCACGTGAAATCTcatctatattatatattttgaaatctcatcattaaaaaaatataaatatatatcataatagaggagaaaaagaatATGGACTCATGGTAGTACCTAGTCGAATTTGCttcccttctctctttctcctgcGCCACCTCCTGTATCTTCCAGTCAGAATTACTCGTCACCTGCGCGTGTTCGGAGCTTAGTCTTCTCCGATTCTCCCGCCCTGATTCGCCGCTCCGCTCTCCCCCCTTCCGCCGCAAAGGGGGGAACTCATGCCGAGGCTAGTAAGTATGTCTGATCACCACCTTGGTTGAATCCTCCGTGGGTTTCCTCCACGGAGGAGCCACTTTTCTTGCTCGCCGCGGTGTCCTGCCAAATGGGTTTCCTCGGGTTGTTGTTTGGTGCTGTGCGGAGCTGGGGGCTGCCCGGTTCTTGATTTGCTCTGCTTCGCCTCACCCCAAATCGAGATCTTACTGTAGAGGGCGTCTTCCCTTGAGATCTTGCGATTAAGTGCTCTGTTCTTGCGTCTTTGCTTCTCTGATTGATCCGGGAGTGTGGAGCTTTCGTGCTGGACTCATGGGAGTAGCGTTAGTGCTGAGCACTGAGTGATTGCTGTGCTTTTGCTGCTGTGGTGGTTGCAGGTGGCTCTGGCATTGGCattggcggtggcggtggcggtccTCGGCCTCGCCGGGGCGGAGGCGGAGCCACGGTGcgggcggcgcgcgccgccgcggccgcacAGCGTGACGATCACCGAGTTCGgggccgtcggcgacggcgtcACCCTGAACACGGTGCCCTTCCAGAACGCCGTCTTCTACCTGCGGTCCTTCGCCGACAAGGGCGGCGCAGAGCTGTACGTGCCCAAGGGGCGGTGGCTCACCGGAAGCTTCAGCCTGACCAGCCATCTCACCCTCTTCCTGGAGAGGGACGCTGTCATCGTCGGCACCCAGGTTGCCCACCGCATTGTTGTCCAAATTCCTTTTTtcgtttgatttttttttttgaaaccaaGCTTTTTTCGTCTGATCAGCATGGGCATTTTGCAATGCTATTGGTTGGATGGATTGGGCTCCTATTTCATAGATTAGAATGAGTCAACTTCTATTTCCGTTTCACATCAGCAGGTTTTTATCATCTTGGTTTGACCATCAATTCACCTACTTGATGGAGAATTGGATATGCAGGCTGAATAGATGGGGTATTGTTGCATGAATGCTGGTTTACCTATCGCTTTCGGTTGCATTTGTATTGAGGAGTTGTTAGTGACTCGGCATAGTTTAGTGGCCAGCTCATGTGTTTGTTTGGATATGGTTGGTGGATGATGTCCAATTGGAGTGATTTTAACATGTTTCTAGCCTTCTAGGTAAGTGCCGTATGATGTGGTTTTACCTGGAAAACATTTTACTTGAGAGCATGCTTTTTTAGTCGTCGCCTAGGCGTCCGGGCAAGCTCAAGCTTTGGGCGTCGCCGTGGCCTTGCCATCCATGTGTATGGCGTCCGCCTTGCGAGCTGTGGCATCGCCTAGGCGTGATAAGGCGTCGGTTTGGCGCCCAACGACTTGAGGCGGACGCCATTCGACAAAAAGAAACTAGCGGGACAAACAGGCGCGCGGGGGAAAACACAGGTGCGTTCGCACGCGGGGAAATATGGATTAAGGAGGGAAATAGAGGGAAGGGGGGAAACAAAGAGCGGATGGCTACAGGCAGCACCTGaaaccggcggcggcggcacctgaCTCCGTTATGCCCTACGGCGCTCGGCGGATCTGTTCCCTCCCTGCTCTACTCGGTGGCACCCAGCGGATCCGCTTCCTCCCTGCTCTACTTGGCGGTGGCCGGCGGGTCCCCCTCCATCCCTGCTTTTCTCGACGATGCTCGGTGGGATCCCCTCCCTCCCTGCTCTGCTCGGTTGCATCCGACAAAATCCCCTCCCTCGTTGCTCTACTCGGCGGGCCCCTGCGAGTTGCCTTCCCTCCCTAGCCCTTGCTCTGCTCTGCGGTTACCTCCCTCCCTGCTCTGCTCGGCGGCAGGATCACCTGTCTCCTCCTGTTCAGCTCTTCTCGGTAGCGGCTAAACAAGAGAGGAGGTAGGTAGTAGTGTATATACTAGCTCTTCTGCTCTCTTGCTGTTTACATATGGATGAGCATAACATTGAACAGTTGCACTACGAAGAAGTAGTACTATACTAGGATATTAGCTCTTCTGCTCTCCTGGATCACATATGAACGAGCATAGAACAACATGATTGAAATATATAACTATATAAGCAAGTCTCGAACCAGAGAGGAGAGGTTAGATCATTAGCAGCAACAAGTTAAGTACATGTGCTATACTGCTACTAAAATCTAGAGTCAATGTAGGTTAGGATGTGTATATGGTGTCACCTCTCCACGCGCCTAGGCGGTTGGAAAGGGGTGGGTCACCGCGCCTCGCCTTAAAAACCATGATTGAGAGTAAGATGTTTTACTCTTGCACATATTCAGGAAGTACTACGTAATTCCTATTCTTTGGGGACTTTGCTCGTGCATTAAGCACTGGAGTAGTAATATGTGACTTTCCAGTTATTCCTTTTGTCTTTTGTAATAGACATGAGTATTGGATGGTGACACGTAGCTATCGAGATGAGGGTAGTAACTAAGGAAAGACAAATCACATTTACATTGTTTTGAAGTCAAGCTGCTTTCTGTAATCTTACCTCAATTGGTTGTAGTTCTACTAGGCTGATTGGGATTGTTTGTCTGTAATATATAGTAGTTTCTTTATGCATGGTGAGACATGTTTGGTTTGTACGTTGCATTCTCACGAAGTTTACAATATTGGGTATGAGAGATAGTACCCTGTGATCTTAACAGGCGATGCAAGTAGCTAGATAGTTAAACATGAACACATCTTTATATGTACTTCATTTCTTCCTTTTAGTTATGCGAAATGATCCCCTACTTATCGTAAATGAAATATCTAAATGAACTATACACATTTGCATTTTTACTACAGGAGGTATCACAATGGCCAATTGTGGAACCTTTGCCATCGTATGGCCGAGGAATGGACCTTCCTGGTTCGAGGCATCGCAGCTTAATAAATGGGCAGAATCTAACTGATGTTGTAATTACTGGTAATACTATCTTCTGAGACACATCCGAGTTTTATTTGGTTGTTTTTTTTTGCATACTTAAAATGCACCTGTTCCAGGAAACAATGGGATCATAGATGGCCAGGGTTCGACATGGTGGAACTGGTTTCGCTCAAATAAGTTGAACTATAGCCGCCCTCATCTTATTGAGTTTGTGGATTCTGCAGAAATTATGATTTCAAACTTGACATTCTTAAATTCCCCTGCATGGAGTATACATCCGGTGTATTGCAGGTACACTAACATCTTTTGTGAAGATATAATTTGCTCTGTTCTGTTCTGCTTAATGTTTGAGACACGGATTGCCAGATTATTTACAGACatgtttttgttgttttttccaCCAGCAATGTAATGGTCCATAATATCACAATACAGACTTCATTGGATGCTCCATTGAATCATGGAATTGTTCCAGGTACTGCTGCATTTGATCGTCATCTATTCCTTACTTGGTGAAATCCATGTATCTTATATCATCTGTTAGTTTTTGGTTGGATGCGTATCCTAGTTTTCATGTAGTTAAAGATTATGTAGAAATTAAGACATGTTTTACTAGCCAGTTTCAGTTGTGATTATGTGTATTTGGATATGCTTGGGAAGCTAGTAAAATCACCGATTTGTCTGGAAGGAAGATTGATGCTATCCTTGATGGAGGCAGCAAGAGAAATCTCTTGTGATTATTGCTTATATGCTCTATTTTTTACACTTTACTCATTACCTAGCGTGATTTGCTGCAGAACCATGGCTTAAATTTTTTGACTCATTTCTGCATTGTTCTTGCTGTAGATTCATGCTCAAATGTGTGCATTGAAGACAGCAGGATTACTGTCAGCCATGATGCCATCTCATTGAAAAGTGGGTGGGACAACTATGGCATTACTTTTGGAAGGCCAACATCCGACATTCACATTAGAAGAATGGATCTGCAATCTTCAATGGGAGCTGCTCTTGCATTTGGGAGTGAGATGTCTGGCGGGATCTCGGATGTGCATGTCGATCACCTCCGTATCCATGGTTCCTCCAAAGGCATCTTCTTCAAGACCACACAAGGCCGCGGAGGTTATATAAGGGATGCGGTAATCTCAGATGTCCAAATGCAAGATGTTAATGTTGCCATTGCGTTCACCGGTGATTGGCCAAGCCACCCAGATGGCCATTTTGATCCAACTGCACTCCCAGTGATTAGTCGAATCACCCTGAAGAACATGGTTGGAACAAACATCTTTGTCGCTGGTGTTTTGTCAGGAATTACTGGCGATCCATTCACCAATATCTGCCTCTCCAAGATCAATTTCTCCTTACCTGATTCGGCCAATTCCACCTCTTGGTCTTGCTCCAACATttctggatactccgagttggTCTTTCCTGAGCCTTGTTTAGACCTCCATAATCCATTCTCGAATTCTTCCATCTGCTTCTCCCTCCCTAGCTACCATGCCCTTGCTGTAGCGTAAATGCAGAGAGTACAGAGTGTTAATCCTTTCCTTGTTTCACTCCTTGTACAATTCAGAGAATCTAGCTTTTTCCTCCCCAAAATCTTTCAAGATAGGCGCGATGTCAATAAATCGTTCACTTTCCTACAGTCAGCTTTGAGGCTCAAGATACAATCTGCATCGCGTTCTTGATGAGCAAGCCTGAGGGGTTATCGACAGCGAGTTGTTTGCTTCCTTGTACAGTTAAAATTTCTTCATTCAATCTGTAAGAAAAATTTTGTGGTAGGGGGTTGAGTCCAGAGAGTTGCTTCGTACAATTGTCAATTTGGTGATAAAATAAACACATCATGATTAAGTCACCCTGCACATCCATCTTATCATCTTGTGGGCATCCATCCAATACTGCAACATCACATGTTATCCTGGAATTCACAGGCTGGCCAGCCTCTGTAGGCCATGGCAGCTCCTTGCTGCCAATAAATTGGTGCCAATGGAGTTGTTGAACTGATGTTGATGGCCTCCATTGTGTCCTCCTGGAGGCTTTATTAGCTTCGCTTTGTCGTCATGCAGCGAGCCGATGAGATGGCTTAGTTCCTGGGTTGCCATTTATGCAAACTTCCGCTGCATCGGCTATCTTGTAGCCAACCACAAGATGAACAAAGCCATGGAGGGAGCTGGCACTGATGGTTAGTTGGTGATGATGGTGTTTCTTGTACTCATCTGGCTTCAGTTGAGCAGCATGGCATGTGCAGCCTGCTGTGCTTGTCAATGACTGCACACTGACTGCAGAGTAATCTCCTGATGCCAAAATGCCATTAAAAAACTCTGTACTGCAGTAAGTCTTGAAACACTTCAATACTACTGAAGCTACACTGTTTTCATCTATGTCTCATCAGTTCCTGAGAGGTAATCAGGATACAGAATGTCGTGTGAAAAGAAAGAATGCCATTGGATTCTAGTTGGTCAAGAACTGAACATATTAATGGTTAGAGAATTAGTCATCAGCAGAAGTAACTGATTGATCTATTAAGATGATGTACATTATCACAGACGATACCAGAGACATGATGTTTGTTAATGAGGTTCAGTTGAAGCCTACATCTTCGAAGCATGACTACGGACGCTCCTCCTCAACTAGCAATATCAGCAAGACAACACCAGAGATACGATGTTTGTTAATGAGGTTAAGTTGAAATCTACATCTTCGGAGCATGACTACAGACGCTCCTCCTCAACTAGCAATACCGGCAAGCTTCCTGGGGTTCTCGGTAGACTCGCTGCCCCCTGCGAATCTGTCGCTATGTCGTTATAGTTACAAACAGCAACCCTCATCTCATATTTATAAAGAGATCCGGTTACAACAATCCTATTAGGATTCAATTAGAGCTCTACTAGAATTTTGCCATATACCGCTAATACAACACCTAGtcctatacgtaaccaactctgTACAATTATTCAATacatatccaacaaactccagCTTGGCGAATAATTTGCCACCTTGAAGTCGTCATGCGCAAACCTTCATGTACACCGGACTTGAGTTGTCGCCTTTGCCACTTAACAAGAGCTGTCCGATGAGTTTTACTCAGACTCAGGCATTCCAGAGACACTGCTATCCTGCAATTTCAGACTCCATGACTCCACCTTCAATAGAGCACCTTTCTCTTCTATCAACAGAGTCTCTTCTAGCGAAATCAAATTCCTCTTTAACTTTGACATATGCCTAACTCCCCAAAGCACACAACTCCATCatagatcttgattttgatagtacCTTACTGCAATAGCATGGTAGCCTGCGTCATCACATAAGTAGATACAATCATAATCACTAGACttcatgaagaaaaaaatgctCCTTATTGGGCGTCACATGAACAATCCAATTGAATTCGACATCCACGCTTCCAATTGACTGCTTCTTGATACTGAGAACTTCACTGTTGCTTTTCGAATCACACATAGAAATTGTTACACTAGCATTGCTCCACCGCCTGACTATTTAGGTTATGATTTTCCGACATCTAACACCATAGCCTTCTGCAGTCCCAGACCAACTAGATTACTGGAGTTACAAGTAGAGAACATCTCTACTTCTTTCCAATTCAAcccttgatgcattttcatccCCATCGATCCACACTTCAGAAATCCTATGGCCACAATTTGAATCTATCCGTGACCTTGTTGATTTGAAAGCATGCAAGCCCTCTCCAATGCAAACCTGCATCCTGAGCTCGCGCCACTTGTTGCCACGCCACATAGAATAACAACCACTAGCCCTCACGCTCTTATGTCATTGTTGCAAGTCTCTTCATCTGCCATCCGCAGTATGACTGGCATGTGGCCGCCAGCCTGTCCACCCTACACCATGGTATGTTCACCCTCCAagtgacactactacagaaccggcCATATATATTGGTCCATCACTACCGGTACCTAATAGACTggtagtgatggggcatcactgttggttcaaaaGCCGcacgggaagaatcagccaatatagcttatgaaccgacagtgatgaagagcatcactgtcggctgaagacttgagccagcagtgattctTCGCTGCCGGGTGAGGGCACCGACCGAAAGTGATACCTGAACTATTACTACCAGTTCTAGCcataaaccagcagtgatagttcatCAAGTATCATTACCGGCTCGTGTGacaagccgacagtgataatggatgacaatatatcttaaaaaattcataactttttcatacgaagtcggatggggaaaatattttttgctttttttaacCACAAACATGTCGGTCGCGAaaatcactaccggttgaagCCTTCAGCTAGTAGTAATAACCCCTTGCACTCAAGCAAGGTCAACTTTATATGTActcttgggtgtggcacttgggattgaGTTTGGACATCTTTAACTTCATCATTATCAAGAAGATTATTGGAGTCACTATGAGTTTGATCTTGACCtttgtcttgatcttgagttgatgtatGTGGCTCTACTTGAGTTGAGGAACTAGGTTTATCCTGACCAATACTGGACTCTAGTTGAtcttgtggttcttgaggtTTTATCTCACCAATTGTCATCTTCTTAATTGCTTcacttaaatttttttttaccacctAACACATTAGGATCAatttgctccacttgggagtcgttagattcatcaaatgtcacgtcacgTACGATTTTAACAtaaccggtggttttgttgaaaacatggTATGCATAGACTTTTGATCCATATCCAAGCAAAACTCCTTCATCAACCTTAGATgtaaatttagaatttttggccTTCTTATTATTAATGAAGCACTTACTATAAAAAACTCTGAAGTATGacacatttggtttgttaccggttagaagctcgtaaGCGATCTTCTTCAAGATTTTGTGAAGATACAACCGGTTTATAGCATGGCATGCGATATTGACGATCTTCACCCAAAATTGATCTGatatcttgtactcatcaagcttTGTCCTTCAGAGTCTCATTTTTCCTCTCGACAAcctcattttgttgaggagagtAGGATGCCGAGAACTCATATTTGATCCCTTCTTTATCAAAAAAGTCTTtgatttgagtgttcttgaattcggtTTTGTTGTCATTTCTCACTTTCTTGATCTTCATATCAAACttattttgggctcttcttgcaAATTTCTTGATGATAGCTTGAACTTTATTTTTATCATACAAAAAGAATActcaagtgaaacgagaataatcatcaacaataactaaaccatatttgttatcGCCAATGCTTATACATGTAATTGGTCTAAATAGATCCATGTGTAGAAGCTCCAATGGTCTTGAAGTCGTTATCATGTTCTTGACGTGATGTggagctccaacttgctttcccgcttgacatATACTACAAatcctatctttctcaaaagaaacattcataagtcctaggatgtgctttAGATAAATTCTTCATTTCAACATtcgatgaagacaaactttatatgaaaattatagctcttgacgagatctacaactttctagttgatcattttttatttgacgccttatagatgcataaataaatgTCTAAAACTGATACAGAGTGAGCCACATACTTGACTACAAACTTTTAGcttagatctagtgtaaaactagtatgaatcattgaaaaaACCACACACAAggtcacaaagttgaaaactacaaattcatatatttttatcgcaagtttggtaactcggattTATGAAACGTCTGTACAATACTAACTTCCAGATGTAGCACTATATCTCCAAAAATCATCAGGCAAATTGGAGAATGTTAGTTTTTGCCTAAAAACTTCAAAGGTCCTGTCAAGGATCTTCCGAGTCTTTTTTGAGGGTAAGGAAGGTACAAGTCTAAAGATGTGTATTTTATTGGATGCGGCTCGTCATTAGCTTCGAAAGTCGAGGTCGAACGTCAAAATCAGactttgtatgcaaaagttatgattgTTTTACT
Proteins encoded:
- the LOC133906752 gene encoding probable polygalacturonase translates to MPRLVALALALAVAVAVLGLAGAEAEPRCGRRAPPRPHSVTITEFGAVGDGVTLNTVPFQNAVFYLRSFADKGGAELYVPKGRWLTGSFSLTSHLTLFLERDAVIVGTQEVSQWPIVEPLPSYGRGMDLPGSRHRSLINGQNLTDVVITGNNGIIDGQGSTWWNWFRSNKLNYSRPHLIEFVDSAEIMISNLTFLNSPAWSIHPVYCSNVMVHNITIQTSLDAPLNHGIVPDSCSNVCIEDSRITVSHDAISLKSGWDNYGITFGRPTSDIHIRRMDLQSSMGAALAFGSEMSGGISDVHVDHLRIHGSSKGIFFKTTQGRGGYIRDAVISDVQMQDVNVAIAFTGDWPSHPDGHFDPTALPVISRITLKNMVGTNIFVAGVLSGITGDPFTNICLSKINFSLPDSANSTSWSCSNISGYSELVFPEPCLDLHNPFSNSSICFSLPSYHALAVA